A window of uncultured Methanoregula sp. genomic DNA:
GTTGAGTTCATCTCTGTAATCTGCACTTTTCTCTCCAAGATCTATCAAAAAGCGAAGACGGACTTTTATAACATCTATATACCCGATGGGATTTTTGAACAGATATGCATGTGTTTCAGAATAGTCCCCCATACGATAATTGATCCAGGCGTCTTTTACAAAACCGATCGAATATTTTTGAGAGATCTTCAGCCATTGGTAATAATCCCCAGCATATGGGTATTCGAGAGAAAATTTTCCAATTTCGATATATACATGTCTCCGAACCATGACTGACGGACAGGTGATAGATATTTTCTGGGTGAGGATCTGCCTGAGTCCCTCGGGAGCGGTAAAAACGAGATCTCCGGTATGGCTGTAGGTCTCCTTGCAGTCTTCTGCCGATATGAACCTGGCAGAGGTAAACGTGAGGGAAACCTCAGGGTGTAATTCAAAAAAATGAACGCAGGTTTCTGTGAATGAAGGATCTATGTAATCATCGGAATGTAGGATATGAATGAGATCTCCCTTGGCATGATCGATACAGCGGTTGAAATTTCCAAAAATTCCAAGATTTTCCTCATTTCGGAAAAATTTCAACCGCGGATCGGAAATCTTCTGGAGTATTTCTGATGTATTGTCTGTAGAAGCATTATCAACGACAAGTATCTCGATGTTTGGATATGTTTGAGCAAGAGCGCTGTTTATTGCGACGCCCACCATTTCAGCACGGTTGTATGTCGGGATGCAAATTGAAACAAGAGGCAATTTATTCAAGGCCATTTTTACTCACCCTGGTTTTCTGATCATTTCAACTGGATTAACGTTTATTGTGATCTTTCAATCGATTTCGGGATATTTCGACGGTATAATGCATTTTGCTGTTAAACTTGAAAATATACTTGATTGTCCCATAATTCTGAATCGGTATGGTCAATAAAATGATGCTATTTTTTTTTAACGATTCTTACTGGCCTTGTTGATTTTCTTATTGCATAAAAAATTTTGATTTTAGTGATTATTACCTGCCAATTCCCATGCTCCCGGAATGAAGGTCTCGATTATTAAATCATTCGTGTCGGATCCCCCAGTCATATCCAATGCTGGGATCGAATGCGTCATAACGTTCTACTTCGTTGGGATCATGAGGGATTGAAGAACAGTTTGCCACGATCGCCTTTTCATTTCCAATTGATTTGAAACCATAGGTTAACAATGGGGGAATTCTTACAAGAACATAATTGTCCTCTCCCATGAAAATCTCCTGGAATTCTTTATATGTCCTTGATTCTTTTCTTCCATCATAGAGAACAAGTTTGATATTTCCTACGATGACCGCGTAATTCATCTCCATTTTCCTGTGCATGTGCCAGGCTTTGATGATGTTTGGAAAAATTACGGAAAAATAAATCTCACCAAACTGGGTGAAATGGGGATCCGTAGACTTCAGCATATGCCGGACCATACCCCGCTCATCCATTATTGTCTTTAATGGAATTATCTGCACTCCGTCTAACATTGTTCACACTCCATATATTCAATAATCTGTTGTCTGGTAATGGAACCTGCGTTCCCCCCCAGTTTAATGGTTTTATACCAGTTTGCAGTCTGTTCAACGGTTTTCTTAAAGTTCCATTTTGAATACCATCCGAGATCATTATGTGCCCTGTCACAGTTGAGGTGAAGAAGGCCTGCTTCATTGGGATCTGTATCTTTTTTTGTTATCTGTATGTCTCCTCCACCCCATACATCGATCAGGACATCAGCTAACTCTTTAACGGTGTGCATTCCCCCGTGATCAGGTCCGAAGTTGTATGATTCTCCAAATGATTTCGGTTTTTCATAAAGTCGGGATGCCAAGAGGAGATATCCCGATAATGGCTCAAGTACGTGTTGCCAGGGTCTGGTTGCCAGTGGATTTCTCAACCTAATGGTTTCATGGTTCTGGAGCGCACGGATACAATCTGGTACAATACGATCCTCAGACCAGTCCCCACCCCCGATAACATTTCCTGCGCGAACACTCGCAGCACCTAAATGAGGGATGTGGTTGAAGAACGATTCTTTATATGCTGAAAAAACCATCTCTGCTGCGGCTTTCGATGCACTATACGGGTCTTCCCCCCCCAGTTCATCATTCTCCCGATATCCCCAGCACCATTCTTTGTTTTTATAACATTTGTCAGATGTAATCGCAATCAGGGCTTTTACTGACGGTGTAATCCGTACCGCTTCAAAGATATTGACCGATCCGCCAATATTGGTATCAAAAGTGAGCTTTGGATCAATGTAGGATTTTCTGACAAGTGGTTGGGCTGCGAGATGGAAAACAAATTCGGGTTGTACCGTATTGAAAAAATCCTGAACCTGTGAGAAATCCCGAGTATCCCCGTCATGATGCTGAATCAGTTCTTTAAGACCTAATGCATTGTAATGATCATAATCCCGAGCAGGCGGCAGGGAAAATCCATACACCTCCGCCCCAAGAAGATAGAGCCAGTAAGCCAACCACGATCCTTTGAAACCGGTATCCCCGGTTATTAACACCTTTTTGCTGGAAAAAACCTTATATGCAGGTGTTACCAGATTTTCCATTTCGGATGATTCCTCCACATCTCGTTCATTTCAACATAATCTTTGTAAGTATCCATTGCATGCCAGAACCCATCATGAATATAATACCCTAATTTACCATCTTTTGCGACTGCAGCCAAGGTATCTTCAAACATAACATCGGATGCAGGATCAATATAATTAAAAATTTCTTGTTCAAGGACCATGAATCCTACACTTATGTATTCGTCCATAAGGGGTTTTTCACTGAATTTCTCTACCAAATCACCTTTCAGTGTTACAATGCCATATTTTGAGTATGCTTTTGTTAGTGTTATTGTTGCAATAACACCCTCCCGTTTGCGGAGTTCTTCATGATGCCGAAGTAGTTTTGCAATGTCAATATCAGCTACACCATCTCCATACGTTGCCATGAACGTATCGGACTGTATGAACTCTTTACAGAGATAGAGTCTTTTTGCGGTTTTTGATTCGAGTCCTGTCTGGATGAATGAGATCTTCCAGGGTTCAATCGGACGGGGCTGAACAATATCCTGCAAATCGATGGAAAAATTTTGCTGCAATGCATGACGGTTTAAAAAATAATCAACTATCATCTCTCCTTTATATCCTAATGTAAGAACAAATCTCTGATGATTAAATGCTGAATAAATTTTCATTATATGCCAGAGAATGGGGTATTCACCCAGTTCAATCAGGGGTTTCGGCATTTCATGAGTTTTCTCACTTAGTCGTGTGCCCCGCCCGCCACAAAAGATTACAATATCTGTGACTTTTTGTTGGCCACTCATCATGATATGTTTGGTGACAAATCTATAAAATCATGCATGCCCGTCCAATCGGGATGAAAATTTATTGATTGTAGTGTCCCGCAGGATTTTTATTTATACAAATGATTAATTATCTCCGATAAATAGTTTCAGCGGGAAAGAACGTGGTATTTTTAGTTCCTCCAGATGAAATCATGATAAATCTTTATCAGTTCCGTTCCTACACTATTGTGGTATATCAAATGAGGTATAAACCGAAAATTGCTGTCACCATCCGATCATTTGACAAACGCGGTCCAGCATTCGAAAAATTGCAAAAAAAATTTACTATTTCTTTTATGAACAAAACCGGAGAACGTCTCGATGAGACCTCTCTTTCCGATATTCTGAAAGATGCAGAAGGAGTAATTGCCGGTACAGAACCGTTTACTCAGGATGTTTTACGATCTGCACGCCATCTCAGGGTTATTTCCCGTGTGGGTGTCGGTCTTGATTCTATTGATCTGGATGAAGCAGCCCGCCAGAGAATCAGCGTTTTTAATACCCCGGATGCACCTTCCCGCTCTGTGGCAGAGCATACAATTGCGCTGCTATTTTCTGCCTTCAAAAAGATCCCTCAATACAACAGCCGGATTCGCAAAGGCGATTTTTCGACAGAGAGCGGATCTTTGATAGCCGGTAAAACAATCGGGGTCGTTGGTATTGGCAGGATTGGCATTCAGGTTGCCGGACTCGCATCAGCGCTCGGTTGTAATGTCCTGTATTACGACCCTTTCATCACCCGGACTGTGCCTGATAACTGGGTTCGTGCCACGACTTTGACAGAATTACTGGCCTCTGCAGACGTCGTAACGCTCCATGCATCTCCCCAGCAGGGAAGAAAGTATATCCTTGACGAAGAGAATATCTGTACTTGTAAAACGGGAGTTGTCATCCTCAATACCGCCCGGGGAAGCCTGATTGAAGAAAATGCACTGGTAAAGGCCCTCGATCGTGGTCTTGTTGCTTCCGCGGGGCTTGATGTATTTCCCTATGAACCATATACAGGAAAATTACTTGGTTATGATCAGGTGATCGTGACTCCGCACGTGGCATCGAATACACGCGAAGCCAGGATGGAGATGGAGATGGAAGCGGTGAATAATTTAATCACGGGTTTAAATGAGGAACACCCATGAAAGCTCTTGTAACGGGTGGATCCGGATTTTTAGGGCATTATCTTGTAAAAGAACTGATAAAAAACAGGATAGATACCGTTTGTTTTGACAAGTATCCCTCCCTGCAGGCTTCAATGGTGCACAATTCGGAGGGAAAAATCCGTGTTGTCCAGGGAGATATCCGTGATAAACAGGCACTGTTATCCGCCATGGAAGGCTGTGAAATGGTCTTTCACACAGCAGCGATTGCCGATATCGACCAGGCAAGAAAACTTCCCATCTCCACCATGGAAGTGAATGTGGTTGGTACCGCAACCTGCCTCGAATGCGCAAAGGAACTGGGGGTAAAGCGGTTCATGTTTGCAAGTACGGTCTATACTGCCGGCTCGTGGGGCTCGTTTTACCGGGTCTCCAAGCAGACCGGAGAATCGTTGTGCAAAACCTTCCATGAAGAATATGGCCTGAATTATACCATCCTCAAGTACGGGAGCCTGTACGGGAAAGAGGCAAACCACTGGAATTTTATTTACCGGGTCTGCAAAGAACTCCTGACAAAAGGAGAATACACCTACATCAGTTCTCCCGAGTCTGTACGGGAATACATCCACATCCAGGATGCGGCCCGGGAAACAATACGGATTGCACAGAATCCTGAATTTGAGAATCATATCGTCCTCATCTCCGGCCACCAGAGGATGAAAGTCCAGGAATTTTTCGGCATGCTGCAGGAGATCATCGGGAAAAAGTGTATTATCCATTATACCCCGGAAGAAGAGCACAGGCACTACATCCAGACCCCGTATAAATTTGAATCTGAGATCCCGCTGAGGATCAACCTGTCAACGTATGTTGATATCAGCGAGGGGATTCTTGACTGTCTCAATGAGGTGCATAAAGAACTCCAGAATGAAACGGGCCCGGGAAAAAACTAGATTTGCCTCATTCCTTTTATTGATGGGAGAATTTCAATGAAGTGCTATTTATGCCAGAATAATGAGTTCGATGTTATATCCGATAAAATGCGATATGATTGCCAAAAAAAAGTTATCCGGTGCAAAAAATGCGGTCTTATCTCTTTGGATTCACCTATGACTCCTGAGGAGGAACGCCTTTTTTACGAGAAAGAATACGGGGAAATTTTCAGTAAGGAAAAAGGCACAACGCCGGAAAAATTATTTCAATCGCGGACACCTGACGCCCAGATGTACCTTGAATGGGTTAAACCATTTATTACGAAGGACGACAACTGCCTTGAGATTGGATGTGCATCGGGATATTTCTTAAACCAGCTGAAATCGAATGTTAAAAACGTAGCCGGGATGGAAGCGCACCTGCTCCTTCACAAATACTGCGAGGATCTGGGTTTCTCCATGATCCGTTCGGTTGATGGATGCCAGGATGCCGAATTTGACCGGGTTTTTATGTTCTTCCTTCTCGAGCATCTCGGTGATCCCGTTTCATTCCTGTCCGGGATCCGGCGTATACTGCGGAAAAACGGCACACTCTTCATTGTTGTTCCCAATGCAGACGATGCCCTGCTCAGTCTCTACGACATTCCCGAATTCCGGAATTTCTACTTTACTCCTGCACACCAGTATTACTACTCTGAGAAAACGCTATCAGTACTGCTTGCGATGTGTGGTTTTTCAATCAGTAAAATTATACCGAAACAGCGCTATGATCTCTCGAACCACATGCATTGGATGCAATTCCGTAAGCCCGGCGGGTTTGGGAAATACAATCATATCTTTTCAGAAAAATTGCGAAACGAATATGCAGAAAATCTTAAGGATAATTTCCTGTGCGATACACTGCTTGCAGTTGTAACAAAATAAGGTTCAGGTATCACCATGTCCTCTAAAAAACGGGCGGCTATCATTGGGTTCGGGGGAATGGGTCAGCGCCATTTCCAGGCATATACAAAAACGGACGCTGAAGTAGTTGCGATAGCAGATCTCTATCATGAGAAGATCCCAGAGATCATTCCTGGTTTTTCCCGGGATCATATTTACAAAACCTACGACGACCTGCTCAAAAACGAGGAGATCGATATCCTAAGTGTTGTGACAAATGGTCCCACCCATGCCGGAATAACGATCGCTGCCTCTGAAGCCGGGGTAAAAAATATCCTGTGTGAAAAGCCCTTGGCAACAAACCTGTCCGATGCACAGCGTACCATTGATGTATGTAAATCAAACGGTACTCGCCTTGCGGTTAACCATATCCGACGTTGGAGCCCGGATTATACCACACTCAAACAGATCATAGCCTCGGGATGTATCGGTGAAATCCGGCACATGTATTTCAGCTGCGGATCAACAGGGCTGGGCAACTTCGCGGTCCACTTCTTTGATACTGCCCGGTACCTGACGGATAGTGAACCCGCGTGGGTTGTCGGGTTTCTTGACAAAACCGGGACGAAAAATCCCCGGGGTGAACAATTCACGGATCCCGGGGGCTATGGGATAATCCGGATGGCAAACGGGGTCAGGTTCTATGTCGATACTTCTGAGGATACGGGAGTACAATATTCATTCCAGATCGTGGGGACATATGGACGGATCATCATTGATGAGCTGAACAGTTCCTGGCAGATCCGTGCACGGTCAAAAAGCAACAAAGAGATCCCGCTGACCCGGTATGGAACGGATATGGACATTGTGCCGTTCACCTGCAAAGAGAAATTTGATATTGTAACCCTTACAAGCCGGGCGTTACAGGAACTGCTATCAGGAGAACCCCTCAGCAGTACCGGGCTGGATGGAAAAAAGTCCCTGGAAATGGTTATCGGATGCCATGTTTCGGATGAACAGGACAATGCAAAAGTGCCATTCCCCCTTGCACCTGAGTTTTATGGAAAGGTCGTCAGTATAGCATGAAAAGTGGAGGAGGAACAACGTGAAGAAACATATCCTTATTACCGGCGGGGCAGGGTTTATCGGCTCACACCTGGCGAAACGATGTCTTCATGCCGGGTATGATGTCACAATTGTCGATAACCTCTCCACCGGGGAACCGGCAAATATCCCCCAAGGGGTGAACTTCATTGATGCAGACATTTCCAGCCCAGAATGGCTGGACCCCCTCAAGCAAAAACCCGTTCATGCGGTACTTCACCTCGCAGCCCAGTCTTCTGGGGAGGTCTCTGATGAGCACCCGGACCTGGATCTGAAGGTGAATACGCTTGGAACCCTCCTGCTGTTAAAGTGGTGCCTGGAAAACCATGTGAACCATTTCCTGTATGCAAGTTCCATGGCGGTATATGGAAATGTTGAACACAATCCGGTTCATGAGGACGTATACTGCTATCCGTTATCCTTCTACGGCATTTCCAAGTATACCAGTGAACAATACATCCGGCATTTTTCCAAGAAAGGCCTCAACACGACCTGTTTTCGTATGTTCAGTGTTTACGGACCAGGGCAAAACATGAAAAATATGAAGCAGGGAATGGTCAGTATCTTCCTTGCCTATCTTATGAATAATGAACCGGTTCATGTGAAAGGATCAAAAGAACGGTTCCGGGATTTTATTTACATTGATGATGTAGTCGATGCAT
This region includes:
- a CDS encoding NAD(P)-dependent oxidoreductase, coding for MKALVTGGSGFLGHYLVKELIKNRIDTVCFDKYPSLQASMVHNSEGKIRVVQGDIRDKQALLSAMEGCEMVFHTAAIADIDQARKLPISTMEVNVVGTATCLECAKELGVKRFMFASTVYTAGSWGSFYRVSKQTGESLCKTFHEEYGLNYTILKYGSLYGKEANHWNFIYRVCKELLTKGEYTYISSPESVREYIHIQDAARETIRIAQNPEFENHIVLISGHQRMKVQEFFGMLQEIIGKKCIIHYTPEEEHRHYIQTPYKFESEIPLRINLSTYVDISEGILDCLNEVHKELQNETGPGKN
- the rfbG gene encoding CDP-glucose 4,6-dehydratase — its product is MENLVTPAYKVFSSKKVLITGDTGFKGSWLAYWLYLLGAEVYGFSLPPARDYDHYNALGLKELIQHHDGDTRDFSQVQDFFNTVQPEFVFHLAAQPLVRKSYIDPKLTFDTNIGGSVNIFEAVRITPSVKALIAITSDKCYKNKEWCWGYRENDELGGEDPYSASKAAAEMVFSAYKESFFNHIPHLGAASVRAGNVIGGGDWSEDRIVPDCIRALQNHETIRLRNPLATRPWQHVLEPLSGYLLLASRLYEKPKSFGESYNFGPDHGGMHTVKELADVLIDVWGGGDIQITKKDTDPNEAGLLHLNCDRAHNDLGWYSKWNFKKTVEQTANWYKTIKLGGNAGSITRQQIIEYMECEQC
- a CDS encoding class I SAM-dependent methyltransferase, whose product is MYLEWVKPFITKDDNCLEIGCASGYFLNQLKSNVKNVAGMEAHLLLHKYCEDLGFSMIRSVDGCQDAEFDRVFMFFLLEHLGDPVSFLSGIRRILRKNGTLFIVVPNADDALLSLYDIPEFRNFYFTPAHQYYYSEKTLSVLLAMCGFSISKIIPKQRYDLSNHMHWMQFRKPGGFGKYNHIFSEKLRNEYAENLKDNFLCDTLLAVVTK
- a CDS encoding NAD-dependent epimerase/dehydratase family protein, whose product is MKKHILITGGAGFIGSHLAKRCLHAGYDVTIVDNLSTGEPANIPQGVNFIDADISSPEWLDPLKQKPVHAVLHLAAQSSGEVSDEHPDLDLKVNTLGTLLLLKWCLENHVNHFLYASSMAVYGNVEHNPVHEDVYCYPLSFYGISKYTSEQYIRHFSKKGLNTTCFRMFSVYGPGQNMKNMKQGMVSIFLAYLMNNEPVHVKGSKERFRDFIYIDDVVDAWLLALDNPKAFGKTYNLATGRKTLVGTLVDEEILAFGLNRKTYPVKYEGNTPADQFGLYADISRIRKDLNWEPQISLPEGLKKMVSWLKQTTQSHSTKQGSDTK
- a CDS encoding sugar phosphate nucleotidyltransferase produces the protein MMSGQQKVTDIVIFCGGRGTRLSEKTHEMPKPLIELGEYPILWHIMKIYSAFNHQRFVLTLGYKGEMIVDYFLNRHALQQNFSIDLQDIVQPRPIEPWKISFIQTGLESKTAKRLYLCKEFIQSDTFMATYGDGVADIDIAKLLRHHEELRKREGVIATITLTKAYSKYGIVTLKGDLVEKFSEKPLMDEYISVGFMVLEQEIFNYIDPASDVMFEDTLAAVAKDGKLGYYIHDGFWHAMDTYKDYVEMNEMWRNHPKWKIW
- a CDS encoding dTDP-4-dehydrorhamnose 3,5-epimerase family protein, with the protein product MLDGVQIIPLKTIMDERGMVRHMLKSTDPHFTQFGEIYFSVIFPNIIKAWHMHRKMEMNYAVIVGNIKLVLYDGRKESRTYKEFQEIFMGEDNYVLVRIPPLLTYGFKSIGNEKAIVANCSSIPHDPNEVERYDAFDPSIGYDWGIRHE
- a CDS encoding NAD(P)-dependent oxidoreductase, with translation MVFLVPPDEIMINLYQFRSYTIVVYQMRYKPKIAVTIRSFDKRGPAFEKLQKKFTISFMNKTGERLDETSLSDILKDAEGVIAGTEPFTQDVLRSARHLRVISRVGVGLDSIDLDEAARQRISVFNTPDAPSRSVAEHTIALLFSAFKKIPQYNSRIRKGDFSTESGSLIAGKTIGVVGIGRIGIQVAGLASALGCNVLYYDPFITRTVPDNWVRATTLTELLASADVVTLHASPQQGRKYILDEENICTCKTGVVILNTARGSLIEENALVKALDRGLVASAGLDVFPYEPYTGKLLGYDQVIVTPHVASNTREARMEMEMEAVNNLITGLNEEHP
- a CDS encoding Gfo/Idh/MocA family oxidoreductase, with the protein product MSSKKRAAIIGFGGMGQRHFQAYTKTDAEVVAIADLYHEKIPEIIPGFSRDHIYKTYDDLLKNEEIDILSVVTNGPTHAGITIAASEAGVKNILCEKPLATNLSDAQRTIDVCKSNGTRLAVNHIRRWSPDYTTLKQIIASGCIGEIRHMYFSCGSTGLGNFAVHFFDTARYLTDSEPAWVVGFLDKTGTKNPRGEQFTDPGGYGIIRMANGVRFYVDTSEDTGVQYSFQIVGTYGRIIIDELNSSWQIRARSKSNKEIPLTRYGTDMDIVPFTCKEKFDIVTLTSRALQELLSGEPLSSTGLDGKKSLEMVIGCHVSDEQDNAKVPFPLAPEFYGKVVSIA
- a CDS encoding glycosyltransferase, with the protein product MALNKLPLVSICIPTYNRAEMVGVAINSALAQTYPNIEILVVDNASTDNTSEILQKISDPRLKFFRNEENLGIFGNFNRCIDHAKGDLIHILHSDDYIDPSFTETCVHFFELHPEVSLTFTSARFISAEDCKETYSHTGDLVFTAPEGLRQILTQKISITCPSVMVRRHVYIEIGKFSLEYPYAGDYYQWLKISQKYSIGFVKDAWINYRMGDYSETHAYLFKNPIGYIDVIKVRLRFLIDLGEKSADYRDELNFELYQDIKNLLSAGFLRSDQMTTVNASFFSGIATCTLSLVKSRTLIEKVRKFGYFLLIQISGVLMLFRVFRNAAKYFLVSYKKEGY